The genomic region AGTGGCCGCAGCCATGATGTCTGGGGCGTCGGGGTTGCCAAGGCGCTCGGCGATCAGGGGGTGAAGACGGGCGACACCGTCACCCTGTCCTCAACCCGCTCCGAGCCGGTCACCATCACGACGCGTGACCCCGTGACGAATGAACTGGTTGAAAAACAGGGCAGTCGGCGCGCCTGGGAGGCGCAGGATATCCAGCGCGGCACAGGAACCACGACTGGCACCACCGCTGCGACTGCTGCCGCCGCCGGCGTGCTGATCGCCGCAAAATCCGATCTGGCCAGACTGCCCGCGCCAACCGATGCCGAGCGCGCCGAGGCCTATCGCGCAGCGGTCGAGGAGCGTCTGACCCCTGACGAGATCGTGCGCCTGAAGCAGGGCGATATCTCCGGGCTTGAGGGGGTCGGCTCGCGCGAAGACCAGCTGTCTGTCGCGCGCGAATATCTCAAGGCCGAAGGCAACTCGCAGCCAGCGCTCAAACAAGTGACCGAGGAATGGTTCGATGAACGCGCGGCCAATGCCGCGCAAGACCGCGGGGTCGGCCATGATTAAGACACGCGTTCTCGCAGGCCTCGGCCTCTTTGCCGCGCTCGGGCTTACGCTCGCCTATATTCTGGCCACAGGCTATCTGGCGCTCAAACTCACCGGTAGCGCCGCCACCCTCGATTGGGGCCTCCTGGTGCAGAACTGGCAAGCGCTCCGGTTCCACCATCCCGATGTCTGGCAGGTGGTCTGGCTGATCTTTCTCTTTGCCACCTTGGGCACCTTGCTGCTGGGCTCATTTGTCGTCCATGAGGGACTGACACGCTTTGGCGAGACCCATTGGCAGTTGAGGTCCGAATTGAAGCGCAACGGCTTTTTTGCAAAACCCGGGCGCGGGTTCCTGCTGGGCAAGATGGGCAAGCCGAAATCCAATGCGAAGTTCCTCTGCTCCACAACCTTCCCGCATTGTCTGGTCGTCGCCCCCACAGGTCGCGGCAAAGGGACAGGTTTCGTGATCCCGAACCTTCTGTGCTTTGTCGGGTCGGCCGTGGTGCTCGATGTGAAAGGCGAGAATTTCGACAAGACCTCGCGCAAGCGTCGCGCACGCGGTGACAAGGTCTGGCGCTTTGCCCCGGTTGATTGGGACCGCCCCACGCATCGCTACAACCCCCTGCAGCGCATCGCGGCGCTCCCCAATCCCGACCAGCGCCAGATGGAGTTGCGCAAGACCGCCAATCTGTTCCTGCAGGCCGATGGCGAGAATGCCAAGGGCCTGCTCGAGGGCGGCATCGATCTCTTTGTCGCCTGCGGGATCCTCGCGATGGAACGCAACCTGCCCACCATTGGCGAAATCTACCGCCTGGCCTCTTCGGGGGGCGACAAGAACAAGCAATATGCAGGCTATGCCGAGGAAGTTCGCAGCCCCTCTGCGCGGCTTATTTTTGAGCGCATGGCCTCGACCAATGACCGCACGCTGACCTCCTATCTCTCGCTTTTGATGACATCGGGCCTCAGCGCCTGGGACAACCCGACCATTGACCGCGCGACATCCGTGTCGGATTTCGACTTCTCGAGCTTCCGGCGCAAACCGCAGACCGTCTATCTGGTGGTCTCGCCTGACAATATCCGGCCCTTGGCGCCGCTGATCCGGCTCTTCTTCTCCGACCTGATCGCCAGCCTGCAGGACCATGAACCCGGCGAGGACGAGCCCTGGCCCGTGATGATCATGCTCGATGAATTCGACCGACTGGGCAAAATGCCGATCGTGGCCGAGAGCATCAAGACCCTGCGGTCCTACGGGGGCCATCTGGCGATCATCACCCAGACCATTCCGGCGCTTGACGAAATCTATGGAGAAAACACCCGCCTCTCGCTGCAGGGCGGGGCCGGCGTCAAGCTCTACATGACCCCGTCTGAGAAGCGCACCGTCACCGAGGTGAGCGAAGGCGTGGGCATGACCACCAAGCGCGTGGTGTCGAAATCGCGCGCCATGGGGCGGGGCATGTTCGACACCAATGTCAGCGAACGCACCGAAGAACGGCCATTGCTCACCGAGGATGAGGCCGCGCGGCTCGATCTTGATGACATCATCCTCGTGATTGACGGCCAGCACCCGGCCCGCGCCAAGCGGATCAAATACTATGAGGACGCGAAACTCCGGCATATGTTTGAAGGGCAGACGGGCGATTACCCCCTGCCGCTCGGGGGCAAGCTGAATGCGCAGGACGCGGCCGAGATCGATGATCGGGTGGTCGCCATCGTGCAGCGCCAGACCGAAGGCATGATTGCCGCGCAGCGGGTGGGGGCTGGCGCTGTGGCCGCATCAGCCGGGGAAGTCGCCCCACCGGTACTCCGCAAGGCACCGCGGGCCAGCGTGTCGCTCTTGACAGGTCTGCTCGACATATCTGATTTCGACGCGGCCAAAGCTCCCCGGCGCTTGCCTTTGCCAGGTCAGTCCACGAACGGCGCGAAGCAACCCCCGGCGCTTCAGATGTCGCGGCGGGGGCGCATGAGCACCTCTGTCATGGCCAAAGCGCAGCTCATCGCCCCCACAGCAGAAAACTGTGCAGCGATCGAGAGCATCACACAGGAAATCGAGTTGATCCGGAAGCAGGGCAAGGCTGCGTGATGGGCGCATGAGATCAAAGCCGCGTTCCAGTTAGCATATTTCCTGTCAGACGACATCGTCCTGGCTATCCGGGTCGTCAGGCCGACCTCTGTCAGGTCGCGCAGCACTTCTTGTATTTTTTCCCGCTGCCGCAGGGACAGGGATCATTCCGGCCAATCTTTGTGTCGGAATGAACGGGCTGGGTGCCAAAGAGTTCCGGGTTCGTGAGAGCGAGCGGCTGTACCCGTGACTTGCTCGCCAGATATTCTGGTGAAAAACAGTACCAGCCCTTGAGTTCTGCCACGGTGTCAGTGATCGGGCGGTTGTGATACTCGGCAGCAAAACCGCTGGCACTATCGGCGGTACGGTTGACCTGCATGACATGCTCGAAATCGGCATAGGCAGTGTGGTCAGGCGTGATCCAACCACGTTCAAAGACAGCGCGCACCTTGCTGACCATATCTTCGAACCCCAGAGCGCCAACTGATTGCGCCCAGGCCCACCAGACTTCTTCCTCGGTTTTTGCGTCCGCGTCGTCATGAAATTCCGCCAGAAAGTCTCTGACCAGCGGACGTAAAGCGGGTTCTCGCAGCGCGATCAGCGTGATGGCGTCAAACATTTCGCCCCGCAGAAAACTGTCGGCTCTTCGGTTGCGGATGATCTCGAAGATCGGCTCCAGATCTCCGTCGAAAAGCCCAAACATGACGCGGTCCGAGGTTTCGGTGATAGCGTCGCCCAGCAGCGCGTCCAGATAATCCGGTTCGCGCTGAAAAAGCTTGGCCATCGGGCGGTAGGCGCTGGTTTCGCGCCATTCCGCCAGAAGATGGTAGATGAACACGAAGGGGTCATCTTCTGAAAGGTCTTCGATCCGCGCCTTTTGCAGAACGTTGATATGTTCCAGAAACAGCGGCACAATAGCCTCGCGCTGTTCGCGCGCGGCCTCGATCGCCTTGATCGGCAAGGGTCCGCGGCCGGCGAAAATGCGCATTATGTCGTCTGGTGTCATTGCAGGCCTCTTCATATCCGTGCGCCAGTGTGCGTGCCGCGTCGCGCGCTGGCCCACCCAAAACCGCCTCGTTCCAATAGTTTGCTTTTGGCGCGCAGGGATGGTCTATTCAAGGCATTGATTTGTAGCAGGCAAAAATGACCCCCCAAGAATTCATCGCCAAGTGGCGGCATGTAGAACTCAAGGAACGCAGCGCCAGCCAGTCGCATTTCAACGACCTGTGCCGCCTGCTTGGGGTTGATGATCCTGTCACCGCCGATCCCAAGGGCGAATGGTTCACATTCGAGAAGGGCGCATCCAAGACGAGCGGCGGCGAAGGCTGGGCCGATGTCTGGCGCAAGGGTCATTTCGCATGGGAGTACAAGGGGCCGAAGAAAGACCTCGACCGGGCCTTCGCGCAGCTTCTGCAATATGCCATCGCGCTCGAAAACCCGCCGCTCCTGATCACGTCGGACACAGACCGCATCCGCATTCACACCAACTGGACGAACACGGTCCAGCGCGTCTATGACCTCTCGCTTGATGATCTGGCCGATGGATCGAAGCGCGATCTGCTGCGCGCGGCCTTCACCGACCCGGAGAAGCTCCGCCCGACCAAGACCCGCCAGAGCCTGACCGAGGACGCCGCCGCGCATTTCGCGAACCTCGCGCTGCGCCTGCGCGGGCGCGGCCATGATGCCGAGGAGGTCGCCCATTTCGTCAACCGGCTGATCTTCTGCATGTTCGCCGAGGATGTGGGCCTTCTGCCCGACAAGATGTTTGCGCGGATGATCAAGGCCGGGCGCTCGAAGCCCGAAGGCTTCGCCGCGCTCGCCAGCACCCTGTTCGCCGCGATGCAGTCGGGCGGCATGGTCGGGTTTGAGCAGGTCGAATGGTTCAACGGCGGCCTGTTCGACAGTGAAGCCGCCCTGCCGCTGGATTGGTAGGATCTGGACGACCTGATCCGCGCCTCGATGCTGGACTGGTCCGAAATCGACCCCTCGATCCTTGGCACCCTGTTCGAGCGCGGGCTTGACCCCGACAAGCGCAGCCAGCTTGGCGCGCATTACACTGACCGCGACAAGATCATGCAGATCGTCGGGCCGGTGATCGTGGACCCGCTTATGGCGGAATGGGCCGAGGCGAAGGGCAGGATCGAGGCCGCACTCGACCGCGCCCGCAAAGCCAAGGCGAAGGCGACAGCGACCAAGGCAGAGACAGAGGCACGCGCGATCTTCTCGGGCTTCCTCGACCGGCTGGTGGCTTTCCGCGTTCTGGACCCGGCTTGCGGATCGGGCAACTTCCTGTATCTGGCGCTTCTCGCGCTCAAGGATATCGAGCATAGGGTGAACCTAGAGGCCGAGGCGCTGGGTCTGCAACGCGAGCTTCCCCGCGTCGGCCCAGAGGCCGTGCGCGGGATCGAGCTGAACCCCTACGCCGCCGAACTGGCCCGCGTGTCGGTCTGGATCGGGGAAATCCAGTGGATGCGCCGCAACGGGTTCGAGGCCGCGAAGAATCCGATCCTGCGGAAGCTGGGCAGCATCCAGAACCGAGACGCCTTGCTGAACCCGGACGGCACGCGGGCCGACTGGCCCGCCGTGGATGTGGTTGTCGGCAACCCGCCGTTTCTGGGCGGTAAGAAGACCCTCAGTGAGCTCGGGGCGGATTACATGAAATCGCTCCGGACAGCATACAGCGGCAGATTGCCAAATTTCTCGGACCTTGTTTGCTATTGGTTTGCGCAAGCATGGGACCAAATGCAAGATGGGAGGCTAGATCGCGCAGGTTTTGTTGCTACCAATTCTATCCGAAGCGGTGCGAATAGAGAGGCGCTAAGGCCAATAATTGAGAAAGGACGGATATTTCAAGGGTGGAGCGATGAAAGCTGGACAGTTGACGGTGCTGCTGTTCGCGTTTCAATGATCTGCTTTGATAAATTTTTAGGTGGCTCCGCAGTCTTAGACGGACGTAAAGTAAATAGGATATTTTCTGATCTAACAGCCGCTTCATCTGACTTTACTCAGTCTGCCCCTCTGGCAGAGAATAAGTCATGCGCATTCATTGGCGTTCAAAAAAGTGGACCATTTGATGTATCGGGGGACTTGGCGCGGGCTTGGTTGATGTCTCCAGTTAACCCTAATTCGCGCTCGAACTCGGACATTTTGCGACCATACCTAAATGGTGCCTCTATTGTAAGGCGTCCCCAAGACATCTGGATAATAGATTTTGGCTCCGATCGGTCAGAGGCAGAATGCTCGCTATATGAGCTGCCTTTTCAATATGCGAAAGAGCACATATTTCCTAATCGAATGCAGAATAATGAGAAGCTCGCGCGCGAGCTTTGGTGGCAACATTGGAGGCCGCGCCCTGAATTAACTTTAGCTTCGAAGACATTGAGCCGCATTATTCTGACTCCAAGAGTGGCAAAGCACAGAATTTTCGTATGGCGGGAATCAGCCGTGGTCCCGGACAGTCGATTGATTGCGATAGCTCGCGATGATGATTGTTGCTTTGGCATCTTGTCGTCAAATCTTCACGAACGTTGGACTATGGCGACTTGTTCATGGCATGGCGTCGGTAACGATCCGACTTATAATGCCAAAAGTTGTTTCGAGACCTTCCCCTTCCCCGAGGGCCTGACCCCGAACATCCCCGCCGCCGATTATGCCGATGATCCGCGCGCGCAGAAGATCGCCGCCGCCGCCCGCCTGAACGAACTGCGCGAGAACTGGCTCAACCCCGCCGATCTGGTCGAACGCGTCCCCGAGGTCGTCCCCGGCTACCCTGACCGCATCCTTCCCAAGGACGAGGCCGCCGCGAAGGAACTCAAGAAGCGCACCCTGACCAACCTTTACAACGCCCGGCCCGCATGGCTCGACCACGCCCACCGCGCCCTTGATGAGGCCGTCGCCGAAGCCTATGGCTGGGGCGACGACTGGCGCGCGGGCAAACTGACCGACGACGAAATCCTCGCCCGCCTGTTCCGGCTCAATCAGGAGCGGGCGGGGAAAGTGGTGGAAGCATGAGCTCCATCGACGCGCCAGCGAACCCGATTGACCACGTATTCCGCACACAGTTGAAAGCCTTCGTGTCGGGGCTGGAACAGCAGCCTGTTCCCGAAGTTCAAGACCTGCGCGCAGGAACGCTGGCCTTCATCGCCGCTTTCGCGCCCGAGGCGCTCAGCGCAACATCGATCAAACTGCTGGCTGACACGCGCGCGCGCAGCAGAAGCTGGGAGAGTTTTCAGACCGAGCTGTGGTGGCGCATTCCCTTTCTTGATGCGGCCCTTTTCAACCTGCGCCGCGATATCGATGATATGCGGATCGTGATTGAAAATCTGTCACATCGGACCCGGGGCATTCGGACGCATCTTTTTGCGCCACTTGGTCTGGCACTGCCCCGGCTGGATCTGGATCAAACCAATTTCGTGCAGCGCATGGCTGAAAACCTCGACATTGGGCATCTGGGGAATGATCAGGGCTTTTGCATCCTGCTGGCCTCTGACATGCCCTTTTCGCGGAAACGCGCCATTCTTGAGCATTGGTATTCGATCGCCGCAAACGACCACGACAGGGAGCGGGCAGAGCGCGCGCTGTCGGGCCTTCATGTCGAGAACCATACGATCCAGAACGCGTATCTGCTGATCGCGCTTCACCTTGCTGAATGTGCTTTCACATCGCAACGGGATGCACTGCCGCTTTTCTCAATCACTCCGGCAGAGATGATAGACCGCGCCAAAGGGCATCCACTGATGCAGCCGTCGCTATGCCTGTGAATGGTAAGAGGGAGGATTATTGCCGGAGTGACCGACCGTCTGTGGCGTGCCTATGGTCTGCCCTGCGCCAGTGCCCTCGGGTCTGAAATAAGAGGGTCTTCCGGCGAACACAGGGACGTTTTACCGGCAATGTCTGCTATCTTGCCGATGATTCCGACGAATAACGCCGATCAAGGCCACATCTGCGCAGCATGGAGTACGCGAAGAACTGTGATCGTGCTGGCGGTTTCCGCGTAGACAACAATATAATTGGGCCGAACAATCAGTTCCCGAGTGCCCGGTACTCTGCCCGGCCTGCAGAGCTTCGGATGTTCCGCAAGTTGTTCGACCTTGGCGTCAATTTCGTCCAGCAACGCAATTGCTGCAGTGGGATTGGCATCGGCAACATAGTCGAGGATGGTTGAAAGGTCGGCCAGCGCGGGTGCCTTCCAGTCGATATCAAGCACTGGGTTGTCGCTTCAATCGTGCGCGTGTCTCTGCCATCGCTTGTCGATGTGGTGTTGTTGGGCGCGCGTCGGCAAGCGCGTCTTGCACCTTGGCGCGGAACCATGCGTCATAGGCATCTGGATCGCTGGCAAGGCCAGCGGGCAGACCACCTTCTGCACTCACCCGTGTCAGCAGAATGCGAACAGCATCGGACAAAGTCAGCCCGACGCCGGCCAGTGCCTCTGTTGCGTCCTGCTTGAGCTTGTCGTCAACCCGGATATGGACCATCGACGTTTTGGCGGGCATGAGGGTTCTCCTGAGCATCCTTGGCTGCGCATCTCATTTGAGATACATTGCACAGCGCAGCACAGGTTTCAAGGACAGTTCTTTCAAACACGGTGCGATCGTATGTTGCAGCCACTCGCAATTCCAATGATTATATGGTAAGGCGTATCTGCTATAAGTAAGGAACTTTGCTCAATGCAGGAATCGACTGTCACCGTCAAAGGCCAGACCACATTGCCGCGTGATGTCCGCGCGGCCCTCGGTCTCTCGAGCGGGGACCGGGTGCGCTATGTTATCCTCGACGGTGAGGTGCGCATTCTGAAAGCCCGGTCGGTCAAGGAGTTGCGGGGCGTGCTTGCCCGCGCCGAGCAGCGGCCGGTGTCGCTTGACCAGATGGAAGAGGCGATTGGCGCTGCCGCGTCCGAGCGTGCGAAGCCCGGCGCATGATCGCACTCGACACGAATGTGCTGGTGCGGTTCCTTGTGCAGGATGACCCTGAACAGGCACGACTGGCCACCAAACTCATCGATGGCCTGACGGATCAGGACCAGGGCTTTGTCGGCCGTGAGGTTCTTGTGGAACTGGTTTGGGTGCTGGAGCGCGCCTATGGCTACGCGCGAGGTGACATAGCGGCGGCTCTCGATGGGTTGCTGTCGTCAGTGGAGGTGCGGATCGAGGATTCCGATGATGTGGCCACGGCGGTGGATCGCTACCGCAATGATGGCTTTGGCTTTGCCGATCTGATGATCGCAGCCGCGGCCCGGCGCGTCGGTGCCAGCGAGCTTATCACCTTTGATCACAAGGCCGCGCGCTTGCCCAATGTCAGGCTTCTGACTGTGTAAAGCTTGGTGCCAATTCGGGTCGGCCATCCGTTTGTGCCAACTGCCAGTCTGCGGGTTCCAAGCTGGCACTGGCCCTTGCACTACGATCCAGCACTGTCTTGCAAAACCAGCCCCCGCACTATTTCCGCCACCATGTCGCGATCAAACTTTGCGGGCAGTTCGACGAGTTCAATACCTGCCTCTCGCAGTGCCTGCCGCTTGACGGTATCGCTTTTCTGGGCGCGTGCGCGGCTGTCGCGGCTGTTCCCGAAATGGCCTTTGCCCTGATACTCGATCACCAGGGCCACATTCAGATCAGCGTCCAGCAGCACGAAATCCGCGCGTTTTGAGTTGATGCTCATATAGCGCTTATAGCTCTTATTGCGCAGGAACGCCCCGTAGGCGACCTGGCACATCACGCTCCAGCCGGCAGGCAGTTCCGCGCGCAGCATCTTGAAGAGCCGCAATTCCGTCTGGTTCATGAGGGGGCGGCGTTCAAACGGGGGCGCGAAGATGCCCTTGCGCGAGATGAACGCCGCGAGGATCACGACAAAGGCAACCGCGAACGCGATCAGCGCAAATGTGCCGGGTGTCAATTCCATACTCATCTCCCTGCCAGACGTGCCGAGCGCGCCATACGGCTTGCCGCGGCCGACGCGGTCCCTGGACCGCCCCCCGGCCCCCGCGTTGCCCCACCCGCGCCGAGGCCTACGGGCTGTACTGGCCCGGGCCGGCCCATAAGTCCAGCCATGCGGGCGGCGGAGAGGGTGCCGAGGGCGGCCATGGGCCCGCTCATCGCGGAGGTCAGCTGAATATTGCCGGTGATCTGGCGCATGATCACGGGGATCAGGAATATCGCGAAAAATGCCATGATGATCATGGCAAAGAAGGGGATGGTCTGACCGAGGGTTGCGAGATCGCCGGAATTCACATTACTGGCCATCTGGTCACTCATCGAGATGATGACCGAGAATACGGCAGCAATCACGATGGGATAGAAGGCATAGCTGATGATCCCGGTGAGCCAGTTCTGGAAATAGTCTTTCGTGGCATTCAGGAGCGACATGGTGATCATGATCGGCGCGATGCTGACATAGAAGGTGATCATCAGCTTGGCGAAGACGATCATCAGACCGGCGGCAGCGCCCATGGCGGCAAGGATGATGAAGGCGATTGTCGTAAAAAACGCCCCCCCGACCCAGTTCATTGCGCTGCCGATATTGTTTGCGGTGTCGATCAAGTCAGAAATGATTGCATCAAACTGCTGCGCGAAATGACCAGCAGACCCATTGCCAACACCACCCGCCGCACCGACGATCACGCCAGCAAGATGCTCCGACCCACCGACAATGGCATTGGTCACAGAGTTGAACTCGGCCCAATTGCGCGCGAAGATCCCCACGAGGGCCAATTTGACCCCCAGCATGACAGCGGTGCGCAGATCGATCGACTTGACCTGCAGCATCGCATTGAGGGCAACAAACACCACGGCCAGGGTTGCCATCGCCATGCCGATCGTGCCGACAGAGCCGAGCAAGGCCCCGAATGCTGTCTCGCCTGCAGTGGCGAGGAAGCCTTCGACCGATCCGACGATCCAGGAGACAATGCCCATGCTCAGCGGCTTTGTTCACGGCAAATGGCACGAGCACGCGCAACGCGCTGATGATGCATGGAACGATATGACATCTGCGTATCAAACATTTGCTGCTTGTCCATCCCGGCGTAGCTCTCATTGAACTCTGCAATGACCTCTGCCCAATCGGGATGACGCAAGGCGCAGTCGCAATCCTCATTTTCGACGACCGCTTTGGACCACCGCAGATTGTAGATCGCATGTACCATCGCCCGCTCATTCGTCGTCGCGGGGTTCATCTCAATCAGCCAGTCGGGGCGTCCGGGGACGATGCAGCCATTGACCACGCGGTCGGGCTCCGACGCGGTGTAGAGCTGCGGCATCATCAGATCGAGGGCATTGCCCTGCGCCGGCGCGGGCGGCAGCGTGTTCGGGTCGAGATCATTCAAATCAGGCGCGGTCTGCGCGAGAACGGGCATCGCAACAAAGAGCGCAAGGCCGAGGAGGGCGTGTTTCATATCCGGGGGTCCTGTTCATCGGGAAGAGCGGGGAAATAGAATTGGGTGATGCCGCGCGCGCCGTCCTTGCGCCCGGCCTGGACGATCACATCGATCGAATTGGCGATATAGGCGCACATGTTGTCATAGGTCAGCGGCAGGTTGGATTTGAGCGCGGCGATGGCGAGGCGCGAGATCGCAAGCTCCGGGGTTTCGGCATGCAGCGTGGTGATCGAGCCACCATGGCCAGTATTGATGGCTTCCAGAAACGTCATGGCCTCGGCCCCGCGCACCTCGCCCACGATCAACCGATCGGGGCGCATGCGCAGCGAGGATGTGAGCAGCGCATCAGTCGAGCGCAGGGGATTGTCCCGGTCCGACAGAAGCGTGACGGTGTTGGGCTGGGTCGGGATCAGCTCGGCCGCTTCCTCGATGGTGATGATCCGCTCATGCGCGGGCACAAAGGAGATCAGCTTGCGCGCGAGCACGGTCTTGCCGGTCGAGGTGCCGCCCGCGACGATGAGGTTCAGCTTATGGGCAATGCAAAAGCGCGCGGCCGCATCGAGATCGCCACGCGCAACCAACCCCTTCAGCTCCCGCCCCAGCGCCGTGCGCCGGTCGCCCAGCGAGATTTCCTTGCCATGCAGAAACTTCAGCGCAATCGCCTCAAGCGGAATGCTGGAAAAAAACCGCATCGAGATGGAATGCCCATGCTCCACGACAGGCGGCGCCACGACCTGATAGCGCACGGCGCGGCCCTCATAGAGAACCGAGCCCGAAATCACCGGGCGGCTGCGCCCCAGCGTGCTGTTGCCGGTCGAGGCGATATTGCTCGCCAGATCCCCCATTTCGGTCTGCGACAGGGTTTGCGCGCTCAGGCGCATGGCGCTGTCGCCTTGCAACTCGACCCAGACGCGGCCATCGGGGTTGACGCAGAGCTCGACCAGGCTGGGGTCCCTCACAATTGGCCCCAGCCGCTCCATTTCCTGCGCGAAATAGCTGTTTTGCCCTTGGCCCGCCTGGGCGTCCATCAACCCGTCCATCAGAAAACCTCCAGATCGCGGTCGACCATGACTGTGACGCGCCCGCCCTGATTTATGGTGATGATGGGTGGCAGGCTGAGATACTCGCTGAGCACAGAGCCGGTCGCATCACGCAGATCGCCCGAGACGCGGGTTGCGCCATCGCGCGCCATGTCATTCTCGATCTCGCGCGACGCGAGCGCCGGACCCGAGGAGAGAAGCGAGATCAGCGCGGCTGCGCCAAAGCGCTCGCCAAAGCGCCGGTTGACGCGGCCCGACACGCCAGAGCGGCCGATCGCATCGCCGCCATAGGCCGAGATCGTGACAGTTTGATTGTCAGGCAGGATGATGCGCTCCCAGGCGACCATGGCGCGGTATTGCCCAACGCTGACATTGGCGGAATAGCGACCCGTAAGACGGCTCCCGCGCGGGATCAGGATGCGCGTGCCGTCATAGGAATGCACATCCTGCGTGACGACCGCGCGAATGGGCCCCGGAAGGCTCGAATCGATCGCGGTCTCCAGCGAAGCCTGGATCACGCTGCCTTGCGTCACGGTATTGGCGGGATTGACGATGACGCTGGCGCGCTCGACAGGGGCCGGGCGCCCGACGCTGCGCACGAACTCTTCATTGTCATCGAGACGGCTTGCCTCCTGCGCGCTCTCCGCTCCGCCCGATCCCCCGCGCCCGCCAATAGCAAGCATGGGCGAATTGAGACGTGCAAGGCGGGCTTCCTCGGCGGCCGCGCGGCGACGCTCCAACTCTTCGCGCTCCAGATCGCGGGTATCGCCTGCGATCCGGGTGGGTGGTTGCGAGAGTCGCGCCATCTGCAACTCGCTTTCCAGCCGGGTAATTTCGCGGTTGCGTTCCGAGAGCTCGCGATCGAGCCTGCGCGCGGCCTCTTGCGCCTCCCGCTGCGCCTGGTCGGCGGCTGCTTGCATCTCATGTATCTGGGCCTGCAGATCAGACAGCTCGCTTTCCCGTCCGTCATCGGGTGAGGCGGGCGCCTCGCGCAGCGCGGTCAGTTCCGCCTGCATCGCGGCGAGCTGCTCTAACAAGGTGGCCAACTCGCTGGACTCTTGCGGCGCAGTGTCCGCAGCGTGCGGCGATGGAGGAGGCGGTGCGCTCGCCACTTCCATATCGCCAAAGGCCGAGCCGCCGATCTGGAAATCCTGCGCGCTCTGGGTAGCGAGCCGCGTGCTGTCCTTCGGCACATTTAAGGCGACATAGACCGCAGCACCCACCGCTGCAGCGGCCCCCAGAATGCCTAGCATCAGCAGTGGTGAGTTGGCCCGCGCGTTGCGCGGTTTGGAAAAGTCGTCCTCAAGGTTCTTGAGCCGGGCCGAGAGATCAGTGGGATCCGACATCACTTTGCTCCCAGATCGGCAATGGCGGTCTCAAGGTCGCCCAAGCGCAAGACCCAATAGGGGCTGGTGCCGCTCACGCGGATCGTGCCATCGCGCTGG from Roseinatronobacter sp. S2 harbors:
- a CDS encoding DUF1186 domain-containing protein codes for the protein MTPDDIMRIFAGRGPLPIKAIEAAREQREAIVPLFLEHINVLQKARIEDLSEDDPFVFIYHLLAEWRETSAYRPMAKLFQREPDYLDALLGDAITETSDRVMFGLFDGDLEPIFEIIRNRRADSFLRGEMFDAITLIALREPALRPLVRDFLAEFHDDADAKTEEEVWWAWAQSVGALGFEDMVSKVRAVFERGWITPDHTAYADFEHVMQVNRTADSASGFAAEYHNRPITDTVAELKGWYCFSPEYLASKSRVQPLALTNPELFGTQPVHSDTKIGRNDPCPCGSGKKYKKCCAT
- a CDS encoding class I SAM-dependent DNA methyltransferase is translated as MLDWSEIDPSILGTLFERGLDPDKRSQLGAHYTDRDKIMQIVGPVIVDPLMAEWAEAKGRIEAALDRARKAKAKATATKAETEARAIFSGFLDRLVAFRVLDPACGSGNFLYLALLALKDIEHRVNLEAEALGLQRELPRVGPEAVRGIELNPYAAELARVSVWIGEIQWMRRNGFEAAKNPILRKLGSIQNRDALLNPDGTRADWPAVDVVVGNPPFLGGKKTLSELGADYMKSLRTAYSGRLPNFSDLVCYWFAQAWDQMQDGRLDRAGFVATNSIRSGANREALRPIIEKGRIFQGWSDESWTVDGAAVRVSMICFDKFLGGSAVLDGRKVNRIFSDLTAASSDFTQSAPLAENKSCAFIGVQKSGPFDVSGDLARAWLMSPVNPNSRSNSDILRPYLNGASIVRRPQDIWIIDFGSDRSEAECSLYELPFQYAKEHIFPNRMQNNEKLARELWWQHWRPRPELTLASKTLSRIILTPRVAKHRIFVWRESAVVPDSRLIAIARDDDCCFGILSSNLHERWTMATCSWHGVGNDPTYNAKSCFETFPFPEGLTPNIPAADYADDPRAQKIAAAARLNELRENWLNPADLVERVPEVVPGYPDRILPKDEAAAKELKKRTLTNLYNARPAWLDHAHRALDEAVAEAYGWGDDWRAGKLTDDEILARLFRLNQERAGKVVEA
- a CDS encoding type II toxin-antitoxin system PrlF family antitoxin, whose amino-acid sequence is MQESTVTVKGQTTLPRDVRAALGLSSGDRVRYVILDGEVRILKARSVKELRGVLARAEQRPVSLDQMEEAIGAAASERAKPGA
- a CDS encoding type II toxin-antitoxin system RelE/ParE family toxin — protein: MLDIDWKAPALADLSTILDYVADANPTAAIALLDEIDAKVEQLAEHPKLCRPGRVPGTRELIVRPNYIVVYAETASTITVLRVLHAAQMWP
- a CDS encoding type II toxin-antitoxin system RelB/DinJ family antitoxin; protein product: MPAKTSMVHIRVDDKLKQDATEALAGVGLTLSDAVRILLTRVSAEGGLPAGLASDPDAYDAWFRAKVQDALADARPTTPHRQAMAETRARLKRQPSA
- a CDS encoding type IIL restriction-modification enzyme MmeI, whose product is MTPQEFIAKWRHVELKERSASQSHFNDLCRLLGVDDPVTADPKGEWFTFEKGASKTSGGEGWADVWRKGHFAWEYKGPKKDLDRAFAQLLQYAIALENPPLLITSDTDRIRIHTNWTNTVQRVYDLSLDDLADGSKRDLLRAAFTDPEKLRPTKTRQSLTEDAAAHFANLALRLRGRGHDAEEVAHFVNRLIFCMFAEDVGLLPDKMFARMIKAGRSKPEGFAALASTLFAAMQSGGMVGFEQVEWFNGGLFDSEAALPLDW
- a CDS encoding type IV secretory system conjugative DNA transfer family protein, with product MIKTRVLAGLGLFAALGLTLAYILATGYLALKLTGSAATLDWGLLVQNWQALRFHHPDVWQVVWLIFLFATLGTLLLGSFVVHEGLTRFGETHWQLRSELKRNGFFAKPGRGFLLGKMGKPKSNAKFLCSTTFPHCLVVAPTGRGKGTGFVIPNLLCFVGSAVVLDVKGENFDKTSRKRRARGDKVWRFAPVDWDRPTHRYNPLQRIAALPNPDQRQMELRKTANLFLQADGENAKGLLEGGIDLFVACGILAMERNLPTIGEIYRLASSGGDKNKQYAGYAEEVRSPSARLIFERMASTNDRTLTSYLSLLMTSGLSAWDNPTIDRATSVSDFDFSSFRRKPQTVYLVVSPDNIRPLAPLIRLFFSDLIASLQDHEPGEDEPWPVMIMLDEFDRLGKMPIVAESIKTLRSYGGHLAIITQTIPALDEIYGENTRLSLQGGAGVKLYMTPSEKRTVTEVSEGVGMTTKRVVSKSRAMGRGMFDTNVSERTEERPLLTEDEAARLDLDDIILVIDGQHPARAKRIKYYEDAKLRHMFEGQTGDYPLPLGGKLNAQDAAEIDDRVVAIVQRQTEGMIAAQRVGAGAVAASAGEVAPPVLRKAPRASVSLLTGLLDISDFDAAKAPRRLPLPGQSTNGAKQPPALQMSRRGRMSTSVMAKAQLIAPTAENCAAIESITQEIELIRKQGKAA